Proteins encoded together in one Entelurus aequoreus isolate RoL-2023_Sb linkage group LG20, RoL_Eaeq_v1.1, whole genome shotgun sequence window:
- the plin6 gene encoding perilipin 6, translating to MKTLALRSMIPFIWRVDDITQSDNQSRPQISSSKVALADPQQVPDFHSSSSSSHTASLMGFGQEDMSHYQDHEMSAVLRVSHLPLIRSALQSVTSVYSEVKDRYPLLGLVGGVAEVGVRNASMVAMSRATPLMQTLRPQIEVANSFALVGLDQLEKTFPFLNQSTGEVMGHLKDAFFLTLDDVQLWMVDGMDGALDQLERLSHSAWMVVRQLQDSQVGRAATFGLDDVLSRIENATAYYLPLPLTLRREWEMRVQEYEDEDDDEEPSIWTRVRSLLLSLSLQLYHRMMKVQKQLEEASRTLGDAADTVGLGRVMELVGNLLQYLQRLLVALVYRTESLRELTLGSVKGQAIMLMELRPVRQIRELPVQVQHLLGDLQELSKILLQLIINATPLYNMLQQPSEKEVEDFLNQEDLQSDSSSRRNSANSLFLKAMDGRPRRRRSLFSRAIRSPGPDANTGSGSSLKQDSEAEGSPLPSDGATYRRPSATELLLTPLKQFVSQSQKAFEYLNSNTAEECNNGTTD from the exons ATGAAGACTTTGGCCCTCAGATCAATGATTCCATTCATCTGGCGAGTCGATGACATCACACAGAGTGACAACCAATCACGTCCACAGATCTCCTCCTCAAAAGTTGCTCTGGCGGATCCCCAGCAGGTCCCAGACTTCCACTCGTCTTCGTCTTCGTCACACACAGCCTCTCTGATGGG ATTTGGCCAAGAAGACATGTCTCATTACCAGGATCACGAG ATGAGTGCGGTGCTGAGGGTCTCGCACCTTCCTCTCATTCGCTCGGCGCTGCAGTCGGTCACCTCCGTCTACTCCGAGGTCAAAGATCGCTACCCTCTCCTGGGCCTGGTTGGAGGAGTGGCCGAGGTCGGCGTCCGCAACGCCTCGATGGTGGCCATGAGCAGAGCCACGCCCCTCATGCAGACCCTGAGACCTCAGA TTGAAGTTGCCAACAGTTTTGCTCTTGTGGGTCTGGACCAGTTGGAGAAGACATTTCCCTTCCTGAACCAGTCCACAGGCGAG GTGATGGGTCACTTGAAAGACGCCTTTTTCCTGACACTGGACGATGTGCAGCTGTGGATGGTGGACGGAATGGACGGTGCCCTGGACCAGCTGGAACGCCTGTCTCACTCTGCCTGGATGGTAGTGCGACAGCTGCAGGACTCTCAAGTTGGCCGCGCTGCCACGTTTGGCCTGGACGATGTGCTGAGCCGCATTGAGAACGCCACCGCCTACTACCTGCCCCTCCCGCTCACCCTGC GTCGCGAGTGGGAGATGAGAGTCCAGGAGTACGAGGATGAGGACGACGACGAGGAGCCCAGCATATGGACTAGGGTCCGAAGTCTTCTGCTGAGTCTCAGTCTGCAGCTGTACCACCGCATGATGAAGGTACAAAAGCAGCTGGAGGAAGCTTCCAGAACGCTGGGAGACGCCGCTGACACG GTTGGTCTGGGACGGGTCATGGAGCTGGTGGGCAATCTTTTGCAATACTTGCAAAGACTGCTGGTGGCACTAGTTTACCGTACCGAGAGTCTCAGGGAGCTGACCCTGGGCAGTGTTAAAGGTCAAGCAATCATGTTGATGGAGCTGCGTCCGGTGCGTCAGATTCGAGAGCTTCCGGTACAGGTTCAGCATCTCCTTGGGGACCTGCAAGAACTCTCCAAGATCCTTCTGCAGCTCATCATCAATGCTACGCCACTGTACAACATG CTTCAACAGCCCTCTGAGAAGGAGGTGGAGGACTTCCTTAACCAGGAGGACCTCCAGTCCGACAGCTCGTCCCGCCGCAACTCCGCCAATAGCCTCTTCTTGAAGGCCATGGATGGACGTCCTCGGCGCCGCAGGAGTCTGTTCTCACGGGCCATCCGCAGTCCCGGACCCGATGCCAACACTGGCAGCGGTTCCAGCCTAAAGCAGGACTCGGAGGCGGAAGGCTCCCCTCTCCCATCCGACGGCGCCACTTACCGCAGACCCTCTGCCACTGAGCTGCTTCTAACACCACTCAAGCAGTTTGTCTCTCAGAGCCAAAAAGCCTTCGAGTACCTGAACTCCAACACGGCCGAAGAGTGCAACAACGGCACCACCGACTGA
- the dcst2 gene encoding DC-STAMP domain-containing protein 2 produces MGGATRSRSALCSHLRRWKVRSHLMEAGWSLLGFASGLLMATAYGAMVLSLQKQSLWPCVYSTLGVAAVAAFGMGLSADMRGSIMVMLPSLCSAHGRNFLLFLSTSLVLSGPLANTMENTERAAASLQCGADMAANQTRELMQKAAAPLLSALDQIREICRNAVATSTRVEKLIMSLTDAVRHVARTLRNVLHFLVDIGDVCNAKMGSPYRKCQSIFTQARVDCDAQLGDFNFLCDIVSGFMRLCELARAGELFCVIPSYVAKHLREHLAEPAVSAFQRMRRQFDFNVTVAATLEADANVSRPLGKTAQDILEELTSDLRVLKKLMGPFSLAGPVLLLCSLLRAVQYRRRYLTQMSFDNIYISAQFVELDRQVSAGGGASVLPITRRESTMFITPLSLRLTSREWRVALVGGAWVLRHALAAGLLVALDFLVFWLLDQVHRQVQSDILGQAPVTVAVQVNGSGYMADIMRDVVASFNVLQGGKVTAISTKCMLAPSEPDYAACFTLGFLLGLALLVSLVGGPVQRARRLMCAYLYPETELERVKFLRQLIMDERRAAGRALVRVRPKKRAHGEQLRRHLSALLLRLPRGGAYLSDLLASSSDMCLACGRGAGSTSFVCDVPNCPGVYCRPCFCSLGKVCDVCERPLTFQQYSEEEIDSSDGEL; encoded by the exons ATGGGAGGAGCCACGCGCAGCAG GTCAGCGCTATGCTCTCACTTGCGGCGATGGAAGGTCAGAAGCCACCTGATGGAGGCAGGCTGGAGCCTGCTGGGGTTTGCGTCCGGCTTGCTCATGGCGACGGCGTACGGCGCCATGGTGCTCTCCCTGCAGAAGCAGTCGCTGTGGCCGTGCGTCTACAGCACGCTGGGCGTGGCAGCGGTGGCGGCCTTCGGGATGGGACTGTCGGCGGACATGCGCGGCAGCATCATGGTCATGTTGCCCTCGCTGTGCTCAG CTCACGGACGCAACTTCCTGCTCTTCCTCTCCACTTCGCTGGTTCTGTCCGGACCGCTCGCCAACACGATGGAGAACACGGAACGGGCCGCCGCCAGCCTGCAGTGTGGCGCCGATATGGCGGCCAATCAAACGCGGGAGTTGATGCAAAAAGCAGCCGCGCCCCTCCTCT CCGCGTTGGATCAGATCCGCGAGATCTGCCGCAACGCCGTCGCCACGTCAACAAGGGTTGAGAAGCTGATCATGTCTCTGACCGACGCCGTCCGCCATGTCG CTCGCACTCTAAGGAATGTTCTCCACTTCCTGGTGGACATCGGAGACGTCTGCAACGCCAAGATGGGCTCGCCGTACAGGAAGTGCCAGAGCATCTTCACGCAGGCCCGAGTGGACTGCGACGCCCAGCTGGGGGACTTCAACTTCCTGTGCGACATTGTCAGCGGCTTCATGCGCCTCTGCGAGCTGGCCCGCG CCGGCGAGCTCTTCTGCGTCATCCCCTCGTACGTCGCCAAGCACCTGAGGGAACACCTGGCCGAGC CTGCTGTCTCGGCCTTTCAGCGCATGCGGCGCCAGTTCGACTTCAACGTGACGGTGGCGGCCACCTTGGAGGCGGACGCCAACGTAAGCCGGCCATTGGGGAAGACTGCTCAAGACATCCTTGAGGAGCTAACCTCAGACCTGCGAGTCTTGAAGAAGCTGATGGGTCCATTCTCTTTGGCCGGCCCAGTGCTGCTCCTCTGCTCCTTACTCAG ggccgTGCAGTACAGACGCAGGTACTTGACTCAGATGAGCTTTGACAACATATACATCAGCGCTCAGTTTGTAGAGCTGGACCGTCAGGTGTCCGCTGGGGGCGGGGCTTCCGTCTTGCCAATCACTCGCAGAGAGTCGACCATGTTCATCACGCCGC TGTCGTTGCGACTAACGAGCCGTGAGTGGCGGGTGGCCCTGGTGGGCGGGGCCTGGGTGCTGAGGCACGCGTTGGCGGCCGGCCTGCTGGTGGCGCTGGACTTCCTGGTCTTCTGGCTCCTGGACCAGGTTCACCGCCAGGTCCAGAGCGACATCCTGGGTCAAG CTCCGGTCACCGTGGCGGTGCAGGTTAACGGGTCGGGTTACATGGCGGACATCATGCGGGACGTGGTGGCGTCCTTCAACGTCCTGCAGGGAGGAAAGGTCACCGCAATCAGCACAAAGTGTATGCTGGCGCCGTCGGAACCGGACTACGCCGCCTGCTTCACCTTAG GCTTCCTTCTAGGTCTGGCCCTGCTGGTGTCGCTCGTCGGAGGACCTGTGCAGCGCGCCCGACGACTCATGTGCGCTTATCTCTATCCTGAGACCGAGCTG GAGCGTGTCAAATTCCTGCGCCAGCTGATCATGGACGAAAGAAGGGCGGCGGGAAGGGCGCTAGTGAGGGTGAGGCCCAAGAAGCGGGCGCATGGAGAGCAGCTACGCCGCCATCTTAGTGCGCTGTTGCTGAG GTTACCAAGGGGAGGAGCTTACCTGTCTGACCTGCTGGCCTCGTCATCAGACATGTGTCTGGCCTGTGGCAGAGGGGCGGGGTCTACGTCCTTCGTCTGCGATGTACCTAATTGTCCAG GTGTGTACTGTCGGCCATGTTTCTGCAGTTTGGGGAAGGTGTGTGACGTGTGTGAGCGACCCTTGACCTTCCAGCAGTACAGCGAGGAGGAGAT TGACTCCAGTGATGGCGAGCTTTAG